A genomic stretch from Nitrospirota bacterium includes:
- a CDS encoding carboxypeptidase regulatory-like domain-containing protein, translated as MASAITILLAAALLISLSSCESKGGRIMGKKLSGGASEASSAAKGTTQLVGQLSDSESKSPLAGASIRVTSIDDPTKIASATTDGQGNFAVESPSGNVSVVADMAGYAPQAQVMELAAGTKQVPLSVQPVQFVQSLAISESGTAELKAPDNSISVQIPNAAAALGTSGPVKAEVVVGNPREASSEFPGGFVAVQGVRGGVRGGVRGASKRAVKRANGETVGESVELASVVYANITLRDEAGNAIPKLNSPADVKLKIPTGSLNPKTGAPYVIGDSIEVWYIDEALGTWVPELDEAGNPVVASVVEDSGVQFMQFKAKHFSWWNVDQAVDTHHCVRGRIVDACGEAVKNLHVCSQGKSYPSAFCNGTYGWSNKKILPTGDDGKFCLDVMRNGTLEIQAGQGVDNPSWGTIKMKEILARKDVTAPDTASTCVTPSEACTDVGDILIAPPKLREVRGKVQESGGKGVAGAVVNGGGTSATTDDKGAFSLALAAADAVDLTISQNPMAAYYPQSYLKFAPAKQTIAVPGFTPGPGECVSAPPVEIGVVEVKKADVGCVRGKIEDDAGNLLKNTSVMAGSSYAASDQGGNYCLETAPAEVDLNFNYYDRGKSKNHKKSQKVKIVGGGNCGGGQTKCVLADIVMEVGDSCVSGTITDQKGKAVNGASVRVGSQMVATDANGKYCVIAPTKQKVKVKVKHSISAKGGGGSDVEADEEVETGGAAACGACVVVDKSIDINSPPTVGELSIPKKIASPGESLVVSVTASDPDGDKLSYAWVASGGKLEKVKENPGKKKAPTSYKGDDPQAEWTAPSESGKYNLSVVVEDPKKGSGTATAEIQVGEDKDGDGFVAGVDCDDANAKAFPKGTEVCDGADNDCNGKVDDVPQSAISYKDADGDGYTDGGFVQGCAPTAGYVAVAKPGDCDDANKAKFPGNVEICDNLDNNCDGKVDDGLGGSSCSTTALGVCAAGTMKCSAGILACASSLAPGAEMCDGLDNNCDGKVDENTGGSFCSTTKTGICSGGTQQCQSGLLVCVQTLAQTSEVCGDGIDNDCNGKIDEICQCTNGTTQVCYSGPSGTNTIGACKTGSQTCSGGLWGTCTGEILPTSELCDGLDNDCNGTIDNGVSGGGSCTTAQPGVCAAGTQTCTSGSLVCASSLAPSAELCDNLDNDCDASSDEDFVNKGQACTAGQGACQSSGTFVCKADGTATQCSATVGNPGIEICDGIDNNCDGSTDEGGVCTPAAPSGLTATAVSSTQINLSWTDNSANEDGFKVDQKIGAGGSYAYLGPASANVITMSIAGLTPSTQYFYRVYAYTGANNSAFSNEANATTSGGGGPTGGNIQAVTAGSDHTCVLAADGTVKCWGWNDYGQLGDGTTLDRNMPLAVSTLSGAIAVAAGIHHTCGLMSDGSVKCWGSNGAGQLGDGTTADKPTPAVVSSLSGAVAVAGGGNHSCALLSDGTVKCWGYNFTGQIGDGTSLYSLGSSRPTPVAVSTLSGGVAVTGGDAHACSLISNGTAKCWGFNNLGQLGDGTTVDRNTPVAVLSLTGAVTIAGGSQYTCSLILDGTVKCWGYNAYGQLGDGTTVDKITPVPVSSLTGAVDIWAGSAFTCSILSNGTVKCWGKNNVGQLGDATTIDRSTPVVVSNLSGAVALAAGDVHACTVLSDGTARCWGNNTVGLLGDGTTNETMVPVAVTNLSGPLGVKLPRLHESSSGRGGPGRPWRLGLAEGEGHVCALLSDGTAKCWGGNSDGQLGDGTTSNRSTPVQVSSLSSSTAICGGAYYSCALGSDGTVRCWGENNNGQLGDGTTTNRYSPAAVSTLTGVIAMDCGGDETIVSGHVCAVISDGTAKCWGANNYGQIGDGTLTTKKTPAAVPSLSGLVGISAGDTHTCGLKSDGTVMCWGWNVNGQLGDGTTIQRLTPIPVASLSAVVGISASYQHTCSILSTGIVKCWGQNTAGKLGDGSGLGKTLPTVVSSLTAAVAVIGHHDHNCALLADGTVKCWGDNSNGQLGDGTTAGKSTPVQVSNMSNSVGLVAGGRHSCAVVADGTARCWGWNYRGQIGDGTTITRLTPVPVVGLP; from the coding sequence TTGGCTTCTGCTATCACAATTCTCTTGGCTGCCGCTCTGCTCATCAGCCTCTCTTCTTGCGAATCCAAGGGAGGCCGGATCATGGGGAAAAAGCTGTCCGGCGGTGCGTCGGAGGCATCTTCGGCTGCCAAGGGCACCACCCAACTGGTCGGCCAGCTTTCCGACTCGGAATCCAAATCCCCTCTCGCGGGTGCCAGCATTCGCGTCACGTCCATCGACGACCCGACCAAGATCGCTTCGGCCACGACGGACGGGCAGGGGAACTTCGCCGTCGAGTCGCCCTCGGGCAACGTCTCCGTCGTGGCGGACATGGCCGGTTACGCCCCTCAAGCGCAGGTGATGGAGCTGGCGGCGGGAACGAAACAAGTTCCGCTTTCGGTTCAGCCGGTCCAATTTGTTCAGTCCCTGGCCATTTCCGAATCCGGCACGGCCGAGCTGAAAGCGCCGGACAATTCGATTTCCGTCCAGATCCCGAATGCCGCCGCCGCGTTGGGGACCAGCGGTCCCGTTAAGGCGGAAGTGGTCGTCGGCAACCCGCGGGAAGCGTCCAGCGAATTCCCCGGAGGCTTCGTGGCCGTCCAAGGCGTTCGGGGCGGGGTGCGCGGGGGCGTCCGCGGCGCATCGAAACGGGCAGTGAAGCGGGCGAATGGCGAGACCGTGGGCGAATCGGTCGAACTCGCTTCGGTGGTGTACGCGAACATCACGCTTCGCGATGAAGCAGGCAACGCCATCCCGAAGCTCAACAGCCCCGCGGACGTGAAGCTCAAAATTCCCACCGGGTCCCTCAATCCCAAGACCGGCGCGCCGTATGTGATCGGCGACTCCATCGAAGTCTGGTACATCGACGAGGCGCTCGGGACGTGGGTCCCCGAGCTGGACGAGGCGGGGAATCCGGTCGTGGCCTCCGTGGTGGAGGACAGCGGCGTCCAGTTCATGCAATTCAAGGCGAAGCACTTCTCGTGGTGGAACGTGGACCAGGCTGTCGATACCCATCACTGCGTGCGCGGCCGAATCGTGGACGCGTGCGGGGAGGCGGTCAAGAACCTCCACGTCTGTTCGCAAGGAAAGAGTTACCCCTCGGCTTTTTGCAACGGCACCTACGGATGGTCAAACAAGAAGATCCTCCCGACGGGCGATGACGGAAAGTTCTGTCTGGATGTCATGCGAAACGGTACCCTGGAGATCCAGGCCGGGCAGGGGGTGGACAACCCGAGCTGGGGCACGATCAAGATGAAGGAGATCCTGGCCCGGAAGGACGTGACGGCGCCCGACACGGCTTCCACGTGCGTGACGCCGTCGGAGGCGTGCACGGACGTGGGCGATATCCTCATCGCGCCGCCAAAACTCCGGGAAGTGCGCGGGAAAGTCCAGGAATCCGGTGGCAAGGGGGTGGCGGGCGCGGTCGTCAATGGCGGTGGAACCTCTGCCACGACGGACGACAAGGGCGCGTTCAGCCTGGCGCTCGCGGCGGCGGACGCCGTCGATCTCACGATATCGCAGAATCCCATGGCGGCGTACTACCCCCAGTCCTACCTCAAATTTGCCCCCGCGAAGCAGACGATCGCCGTGCCGGGCTTTACGCCCGGGCCGGGTGAGTGCGTGTCGGCCCCACCGGTGGAGATCGGAGTCGTCGAGGTGAAAAAGGCCGACGTCGGCTGTGTGCGGGGCAAGATCGAGGATGACGCCGGGAACCTGCTCAAGAACACCTCCGTCATGGCCGGCTCATCGTACGCCGCCAGCGATCAGGGCGGGAATTACTGTCTCGAGACGGCGCCGGCGGAAGTGGACCTCAACTTCAACTACTACGATCGCGGGAAGAGCAAGAATCATAAGAAATCGCAGAAGGTGAAGATCGTGGGCGGCGGCAACTGCGGCGGAGGACAGACCAAGTGCGTTCTCGCCGACATTGTCATGGAGGTTGGAGACTCCTGCGTGAGCGGCACGATCACCGATCAGAAGGGGAAGGCGGTCAACGGCGCCTCGGTGCGCGTGGGGAGCCAGATGGTGGCCACGGATGCGAACGGGAAGTATTGCGTGATCGCGCCGACGAAACAGAAAGTGAAAGTCAAAGTGAAACACAGCATCAGCGCAAAGGGCGGCGGCGGATCGGACGTGGAAGCGGATGAGGAGGTCGAGACGGGCGGGGCGGCGGCCTGCGGGGCCTGCGTCGTAGTCGACAAATCGATCGACATCAACAGCCCACCCACCGTGGGAGAGCTTTCCATCCCCAAGAAGATCGCATCGCCGGGAGAGAGCCTCGTGGTGAGCGTGACGGCTTCTGATCCGGACGGGGACAAGCTGAGCTACGCGTGGGTCGCATCCGGTGGAAAGTTGGAAAAGGTGAAAGAGAATCCCGGAAAGAAGAAGGCGCCGACGAGCTACAAAGGCGATGATCCCCAGGCGGAATGGACGGCGCCTTCCGAGAGCGGCAAGTACAACCTGAGCGTCGTGGTTGAAGATCCCAAGAAAGGGAGCGGCACGGCCACGGCGGAGATCCAGGTGGGCGAGGACAAGGACGGCGATGGATTCGTGGCGGGAGTCGATTGCGACGATGCCAACGCGAAAGCCTTTCCCAAAGGAACTGAAGTCTGCGACGGGGCCGACAACGACTGCAACGGAAAGGTGGACGACGTTCCTCAAAGCGCCATCAGCTACAAGGACGCGGACGGCGATGGCTACACGGACGGTGGATTTGTTCAAGGTTGCGCTCCGACCGCCGGGTACGTGGCCGTCGCGAAGCCCGGTGACTGCGACGACGCCAACAAGGCCAAGTTCCCCGGGAACGTGGAAATCTGCGACAACCTCGACAACAACTGCGACGGGAAGGTGGACGACGGGCTCGGCGGCTCCTCCTGCTCGACTACCGCCCTTGGCGTGTGCGCCGCCGGCACGATGAAATGCTCCGCCGGAATTCTTGCTTGCGCCTCGAGCCTGGCGCCTGGCGCCGAAATGTGCGACGGCCTCGACAACAACTGCGATGGAAAGGTGGACGAGAATACGGGCGGGTCCTTCTGCTCCACGACTAAGACCGGCATCTGTTCGGGCGGGACTCAACAGTGCCAGTCGGGGCTTCTGGTGTGCGTGCAAACTCTGGCCCAGACGAGCGAGGTCTGCGGCGACGGGATCGACAACGACTGCAACGGGAAGATCGACGAGATCTGTCAATGCACGAATGGGACCACCCAAGTCTGTTACAGCGGTCCCAGCGGGACGAACACGATCGGTGCCTGCAAAACCGGCTCCCAGACCTGCTCCGGCGGCCTCTGGGGCACCTGCACCGGAGAAATCCTCCCGACATCGGAACTCTGCGACGGGCTGGACAATGACTGCAACGGAACGATCGACAATGGGGTGAGTGGCGGCGGAAGCTGCACAACGGCCCAGCCCGGCGTTTGCGCGGCAGGCACGCAAACCTGCACAAGTGGTTCTCTTGTTTGCGCCTCGAGCCTGGCGCCTAGCGCTGAACTTTGCGACAACCTCGACAACGACTGCGACGCTTCGAGCGATGAGGACTTCGTCAACAAGGGGCAAGCCTGCACCGCAGGGCAGGGGGCGTGTCAGTCTTCCGGGACCTTCGTGTGCAAAGCCGATGGGACGGCGACTCAATGCTCGGCCACGGTGGGTAATCCAGGAATCGAAATCTGCGACGGAATCGACAACAACTGCGACGGGAGCACGGACGAGGGCGGCGTCTGCACGCCCGCCGCGCCGAGCGGATTGACCGCGACTGCCGTCTCGTCCACTCAGATCAACCTGAGCTGGACCGACAACTCCGCCAACGAAGACGGCTTCAAGGTCGACCAGAAAATCGGGGCAGGGGGATCGTACGCGTACCTTGGGCCCGCCTCCGCCAACGTAATTACCATGAGCATCGCCGGCCTCACCCCCTCCACCCAATACTTCTACCGCGTCTACGCCTATACCGGCGCCAACAACTCCGCCTTCTCCAACGAAGCGAACGCGACAACTTCCGGTGGTGGCGGCCCAACCGGTGGAAACATCCAGGCCGTCACGGCAGGTAGCGATCACACCTGCGTGCTGGCCGCCGACGGAACCGTCAAATGCTGGGGCTGGAACGACTATGGCCAATTAGGCGACGGTACGACGCTGGATAGAAACATGCCGCTAGCTGTGTCCACCCTGTCCGGTGCGATCGCCGTTGCGGCAGGGATCCACCACACCTGTGGCCTAATGTCGGACGGCTCGGTAAAATGCTGGGGATCCAACGGTGCCGGCCAACTCGGGGATGGCACGACGGCGGATAAGCCGACGCCCGCAGTCGTGTCCAGCCTATCCGGCGCCGTGGCAGTCGCGGGGGGGGGCAATCATAGCTGCGCGCTTCTTTCAGACGGTACTGTCAAATGCTGGGGATACAATTTCACCGGCCAAATTGGCGACGGAACGTCGTTGTACTCCTTAGGCTCGTCTAGACCCACACCAGTCGCCGTTTCCACGTTGTCTGGCGGCGTCGCAGTCACGGGGGGAGACGCCCACGCTTGTTCCCTTATCTCGAACGGCACAGCGAAATGCTGGGGGTTCAACAACCTTGGCCAGTTGGGCGATGGAACGACAGTAGATAGGAATACGCCCGTAGCCGTGTTGAGTCTAACCGGCGCTGTCACCATTGCGGGGGGTAGTCAATACACCTGTTCCTTGATCTTGGACGGTACCGTGAAATGCTGGGGATACAACGCATATGGCCAATTGGGCGACGGAACGACTGTGGACAAGATCACACCGGTGCCCGTATCCTCTCTAACGGGTGCGGTAGACATTTGGGCTGGCAGTGCCTTTACTTGTTCTATCCTTTCAAATGGGACTGTGAAATGTTGGGGCAAAAACAATGTTGGTCAGCTTGGCGATGCGACGACAATAGACAGGAGTACGCCGGTGGTGGTCTCCAACCTAAGCGGCGCCGTCGCTCTCGCGGCAGGGGACGTTCACGCATGTACTGTTCTTTCAGATGGGACAGCAAGGTGCTGGGGAAACAACACCGTCGGGCTTCTCGGAGACGGTACAACAAACGAAACCATGGTGCCGGTCGCCGTCACCAACCTCAGCGGTCCCCTCGGCGTGAAACTCCCACGCCTCCACGAATCCTCCTCCGGCCGCGGCGGCCCGGGCCGCCCGTGGAGACTTGGCCTGGCCGAGGGAGAAGGCCATGTCTGTGCGCTTCTCTCGGACGGGACGGCAAAATGCTGGGGCGGGAATTCCGACGGACAGCTCGGAGACGGCACGACCAGCAACAGATCAACGCCTGTCCAAGTAAGCTCCCTTTCGTCATCAACGGCGATTTGCGGTGGCGCGTACTATTCGTGCGCGCTCGGGTCTGATGGAACGGTACGATGTTGGGGCGAGAACAACAATGGACAGCTTGGCGATGGAACAACGACAAATCGGTACTCGCCGGCCGCAGTATCCACGCTAACCGGCGTCATCGCCATGGACTGTGGAGGAGACGAAACTATCGTTTCGGGTCACGTCTGCGCGGTCATCTCCGATGGCACCGCGAAGTGCTGGGGGGCGAATAACTATGGGCAAATTGGTGACGGGACCCTGACGACCAAGAAGACTCCTGCAGCCGTGCCGTCCCTCTCTGGACTGGTTGGCATTTCTGCGGGAGATACTCACACCTGCGGGCTCAAATCGGATGGCACGGTCATGTGTTGGGGTTGGAACGTAAATGGACAACTCGGAGACGGGACGACCATCCAACGGCTCACGCCAATCCCGGTTGCAAGCCTTTCCGCCGTGGTGGGAATCAGCGCCAGCTACCAGCACACCTGCTCCATTCTATCAACCGGTATCGTGAAGTGCTGGGGGCAGAACACGGCAGGCAAGCTGGGTGATGGCAGCGGTCTCGGGAAAACTTTGCCCACCGTTGTCTCAAGTCTCACTGCCGCGGTTGCCGTCATAGGGCACCATGATCATAACTGCGCGTTGCTCGCGGACGGCACTGTCAAGTGCTGGGGAGACAACAGCAACGGGCAACTCGGTGATGGAACCACGGCTGGCAAGAGCACACCGGTGCAGGTTTCGAATATGTCCAATTCGGTTGGGTTGGTCGCGGGTGGACGGCACTCCTGCGCTGTGGTGGCCGATGGCACCGCGCGATGCTGGGGGTGGAACTATAGAGGACAAATTGGCGACGGCACGACCATCACCCGCCTCACCCCCGTTCCCGTCGTCGGCCTGCCGTAA